In one Spirosoma rigui genomic region, the following are encoded:
- a CDS encoding ExbD/TolR family protein has protein sequence MAEINTGGGGGKHDGGKVRSKKASTRVDMTPMVDLGFLLITFFILATTLSKPSSMTLNVPDKTKTEETEPIKASNVMTIFLGKDNKAHYIFGKAANEDPEVKTVGYGYEFRQAIQENARKVPGDKFVVVIKPTKQSTYKNMVDVLDEMAITKTKRYALVDQLTPDEKKILKDKANLDA, from the coding sequence ATGGCAGAAATTAACACTGGCGGTGGTGGTGGTAAGCATGATGGTGGTAAGGTACGGTCCAAGAAAGCATCAACCCGGGTGGATATGACGCCCATGGTTGACTTGGGATTTCTCCTGATTACCTTTTTCATTCTCGCCACTACCCTGAGCAAGCCATCTTCGATGACGCTCAACGTGCCGGATAAAACCAAGACCGAGGAGACGGAACCGATCAAAGCGTCGAACGTAATGACGATCTTCCTGGGCAAAGACAACAAAGCCCATTACATCTTCGGTAAAGCAGCAAACGAGGACCCTGAAGTGAAGACGGTTGGATACGGCTACGAATTCCGCCAGGCCATTCAGGAGAACGCCCGGAAGGTTCCCGGCGACAAGTTTGTGGTCGTTATCAAGCCAACCAAGCAGTCAACCTATAAGAACATGGTTGACGTGCTGGACGAGATGGCCATCACAAAAACGAAGCGGTACGCACTGGTTGACCAGTTGACACCGGATGAGAAAAAAATTCTCAAGGACAAAGCTAACCTAGACGCATAA
- a CDS encoding energy transducer TonB yields the protein MAENPQNATLDDIVFANRNKAYGAYSLRKEYPKTVTRALIIGGILFTLGVLAPTIITALTPEEEKQAMVEVDLMKLPPPPIDPNEPPPPPPPPVEVPKVNTVKFLPPEVKPDEEVPEETPPPAVEELKEAVAAEQTQEGDPNAEEIIAAPEASAAPTKVEVAVEAAPKEEQIFTVVEQQPEFTGGMAALGQYLSKNLRYPAAAQRANVAGRVFVSFVVNTDGSIQDVQVLKGLGFGTDEEAQRVVKGMPKWRPGKQSGRPVRVKYNLPINFTLE from the coding sequence ATGGCAGAGAATCCCCAAAACGCGACACTCGATGATATAGTGTTTGCGAACCGGAACAAGGCGTATGGTGCCTATTCGTTGCGGAAAGAGTACCCCAAAACCGTAACACGTGCCCTCATTATTGGTGGCATCCTGTTCACACTTGGTGTACTGGCCCCAACAATCATTACAGCCCTGACTCCGGAAGAAGAAAAGCAGGCAATGGTAGAGGTTGACTTAATGAAGTTGCCCCCACCGCCTATCGATCCGAATGAGCCACCACCACCGCCCCCACCACCGGTTGAAGTACCGAAGGTGAACACGGTGAAATTCCTCCCACCCGAAGTAAAACCGGACGAGGAAGTACCCGAGGAGACCCCGCCACCGGCAGTTGAAGAACTGAAGGAAGCGGTTGCCGCTGAACAGACGCAGGAAGGTGACCCCAATGCGGAAGAAATCATTGCTGCGCCAGAAGCATCGGCAGCCCCAACGAAAGTTGAGGTAGCCGTGGAAGCCGCCCCCAAAGAAGAGCAGATCTTCACCGTGGTTGAGCAGCAGCCTGAATTTACCGGTGGTATGGCCGCTTTAGGTCAGTATCTGAGCAAAAACCTTCGCTACCCGGCCGCTGCTCAGCGCGCGAACGTAGCGGGACGTGTATTCGTAAGTTTCGTCGTAAATACCGACGGTAGTATTCAGGATGTACAGGTGTTGAAAGGTCTGGGCTTCGGCACGGACGAAGAAGCACAACGGGTTGTGAAAGGCATGCCGAAATGGCGTCCTGGTAAGCAATCGGGCCGTCCTGTTCGGGTTAAGTACAACCTGCCGATCAACTTTACGCTGGAATAA
- a CDS encoding PstS family phosphate ABC transporter substrate-binding protein, protein MIRDIIGKFVIPAAMLVSLMGCGNGKSDLDNPSRGTITVAADESFLPLVTQLTQAYSGIYPNTRFNVVFKPEQQAINMMLHDSARIVFTTRKLTKNERLVLDNLKIKGATEKIATDGVALIVNRANTDSLITMNELRNIFSGRTKQWSQLKGSNQQSPITLVFDNNNSSNLDFILDTLKVTDLKNLRIFTTKSNREVIEFVRKNPSALGFIGVNWISDSDEPLSVELASDLRVMGVSNKENPTGRADYFQPFQEDLGMQRYPLRRPVYILSRESHPGLGGGLINYIARDAGSLIVRKLGLWPAVQYNREVNITK, encoded by the coding sequence ATGATTAGAGACATTATTGGGAAGTTTGTGATCCCGGCAGCTATGCTGGTGAGCCTAATGGGCTGCGGAAACGGCAAATCGGATTTGGACAATCCATCGCGGGGTACCATCACGGTGGCTGCCGACGAATCATTTCTACCCCTGGTTACCCAGTTAACCCAGGCCTATTCAGGTATCTATCCAAATACCCGCTTCAATGTTGTTTTCAAACCTGAGCAGCAAGCGATCAACATGATGCTCCACGACAGCGCCCGAATCGTGTTTACGACTCGTAAACTGACGAAAAATGAGCGTTTGGTGCTGGATAATCTGAAGATCAAGGGCGCTACGGAGAAAATCGCAACCGATGGTGTAGCGCTCATCGTGAACCGGGCTAATACCGACAGCCTGATCACGATGAATGAGTTACGAAATATTTTTAGCGGACGGACCAAACAATGGTCACAGCTAAAAGGTAGTAACCAGCAAAGTCCAATTACCCTGGTCTTTGATAACAATAATTCCAGTAACCTGGATTTTATACTTGACACCCTTAAGGTGACCGACTTAAAAAATCTGCGTATTTTTACGACGAAGTCCAACCGTGAGGTTATCGAGTTTGTGCGGAAAAATCCGTCGGCACTGGGCTTTATTGGCGTGAACTGGATCAGCGATAGTGATGAACCATTGTCGGTTGAGTTAGCCAGTGATCTACGCGTAATGGGGGTTTCGAATAAAGAAAACCCAACTGGACGAGCTGACTATTTCCAGCCTTTTCAGGAAGATCTGGGTATGCAGCGGTACCCATTACGCCGTCCTGTGTATATTTTAAGCCGGGAGAGTCATCCCGGTTTAGGGGGCGGGTTGATTAATTATATTGCCCGCGATGCCGGTTCGCTGATTGTACGTAAATTGGGCCTTTGGCCTGCAGTACAATATAATAGGGAGGTGAATATCACTAAGTAA
- a CDS encoding tetratricopeptide repeat protein, whose product MMNNQKKSLLTILFVGASLTAPLMAQDLQTALKDIDAERFTKAGQTLTQLASSSPSADNQFYLGYYYLKSGQIDQAKAAFEKGAAADGKNQLNNIGLAGVALMKKDRATAKTLIDNAVNQTKSKNQEVLIRAAEMYTLSDQTNDPAEALRLLTIADEKDKKNERADIEMIMGDAYFLKNDGGNAITKYENALAITPTLAEANYKIGQLYLRGKNYTKAQEFFKLAIQNDPEFAPTYRAYADALANSRAYKSAAQNYELYVQKSGTTDPELLLDVARYKFLAEDYQGATAYLDQLKGKVNNPIIDRMYGWAYTALGKNNEAVESLNRFISTAPQKVMYDDYKYLGRAQGQLGTPEGDSLSIVNLEKAAAQDTTENLYREIAKKFYDTKRYDKAADYYAKTIKNDKKPLNNDYLFNALSNYQYAFRVGRDSTMAPMDTSQIRQAKQMYFLRADSAFAQMAQQVEKTAGETYPLAYYYRGQSTYYAYPPAISLASGAAVPYYEKFIELANAETDAAKKQSYAKNLITSYKFLASYNLAKKDDAKAKEYFNKVLELDPNDADVKKALDPAKPAAKPGTKAPAKKSAASK is encoded by the coding sequence ATGATGAACAACCAGAAAAAGTCGCTGTTGACCATCCTGTTTGTAGGAGCTTCCTTAACTGCTCCGCTGATGGCGCAGGACCTGCAAACAGCCTTGAAAGACATCGATGCTGAGCGGTTTACCAAAGCAGGTCAAACGTTGACACAATTAGCGTCCAGTTCACCTTCGGCGGATAACCAATTTTATCTTGGTTATTATTACCTGAAAAGTGGACAAATTGATCAGGCTAAAGCTGCTTTCGAAAAAGGCGCTGCCGCTGATGGTAAAAACCAGTTGAACAATATTGGTTTGGCTGGCGTGGCTCTGATGAAGAAAGACCGCGCAACGGCAAAAACCCTGATCGATAACGCCGTTAATCAGACAAAAAGTAAAAACCAGGAAGTCCTGATTCGGGCGGCAGAAATGTACACCCTGTCGGATCAGACGAACGATCCGGCTGAAGCACTGCGTCTATTGACCATTGCTGACGAAAAGGATAAGAAGAACGAGCGGGCTGATATCGAAATGATCATGGGTGACGCTTACTTCCTGAAAAATGACGGTGGTAACGCAATCACGAAATATGAAAACGCGCTTGCCATTACGCCTACCCTGGCTGAAGCAAATTACAAAATCGGCCAGCTCTATTTGCGTGGTAAGAACTACACTAAAGCACAGGAGTTCTTCAAACTGGCCATCCAGAATGATCCTGAGTTTGCCCCTACCTACCGCGCTTATGCCGACGCACTGGCCAACTCGCGGGCTTACAAGAGCGCAGCACAGAACTACGAACTATACGTTCAGAAAAGCGGTACAACAGATCCTGAACTGCTGTTGGACGTAGCCCGGTACAAGTTTCTGGCCGAAGATTATCAGGGAGCTACCGCTTACCTGGATCAACTGAAAGGAAAGGTGAACAACCCGATCATTGACCGCATGTATGGTTGGGCGTACACAGCGCTTGGCAAGAATAACGAAGCCGTTGAATCACTGAATCGGTTCATATCGACAGCTCCGCAGAAAGTGATGTATGACGACTACAAGTATCTGGGTCGTGCGCAGGGACAACTGGGTACGCCAGAAGGAGACTCGCTGAGCATCGTTAACCTGGAAAAAGCAGCCGCTCAGGACACGACCGAGAACCTGTATCGCGAAATTGCGAAGAAGTTCTACGACACGAAGCGTTATGACAAAGCTGCTGACTACTACGCGAAGACCATCAAGAATGACAAGAAGCCATTGAACAATGACTACCTGTTCAACGCGTTGTCTAACTACCAGTATGCTTTCCGGGTAGGTCGTGATTCAACGATGGCTCCGATGGATACGTCTCAGATTCGTCAGGCTAAGCAGATGTACTTCCTGCGTGCTGATTCGGCCTTCGCTCAGATGGCCCAGCAGGTCGAGAAAACAGCTGGTGAGACTTATCCGCTGGCTTACTACTACCGTGGTCAGTCGACGTACTATGCTTACCCACCGGCTATCTCGCTGGCATCGGGTGCAGCTGTTCCCTACTACGAAAAGTTCATTGAACTCGCTAACGCAGAAACGGACGCGGCTAAGAAACAATCTTACGCCAAGAACCTGATCACGTCGTATAAATTCCTAGCCTCGTATAACCTGGCCAAGAAAGACGACGCGAAGGCGAAAGAGTACTTTAATAAAGTACTTGAACTGGATCCTAACGACGCGGATGTGAAGAAAGCACTGGATCCGGCCAAGCCAGCCGCAAAACCAGGAACCAAAGCGCCTGCCAAGAAAAGTGCAGCCAGCAAGTAA
- a CDS encoding adenylate kinase, translated as MLNLVLFGPPGAGKGTQSEKLIKEYNLIHLSTGDLLRSQIAAGTELGLRAKQLMDQGLLVPDEVVIGMIDYKLRENQPAAASETPTVGGFIFDGFPRTVPQAEALDHLLAQYDTKITTMVALVVDDEELIRRLLKRGETSGRPDDQNEELIRRRVMEYNNKTKPVADYYGQQDKYVAIDGIGDIDTIFEAICSEIKRADVGAE; from the coding sequence ATGCTTAACCTTGTACTGTTCGGCCCACCAGGTGCTGGAAAAGGAACACAGAGTGAGAAATTAATTAAAGAATATAACCTGATTCACCTGTCTACGGGCGACCTTCTGCGGTCACAAATTGCAGCTGGAACGGAACTTGGATTACGGGCTAAACAACTCATGGATCAGGGATTGTTAGTGCCCGACGAAGTTGTGATTGGCATGATCGATTACAAGTTGCGCGAAAATCAACCTGCAGCAGCGTCGGAAACACCAACGGTTGGGGGCTTCATTTTTGACGGCTTTCCCCGTACTGTTCCGCAGGCCGAGGCACTAGATCATCTTTTGGCGCAGTACGATACGAAGATTACGACCATGGTAGCGCTCGTTGTTGACGACGAAGAGCTGATTCGGCGCCTGCTCAAGCGGGGTGAAACCTCCGGTCGTCCCGATGATCAGAATGAGGAGTTGATTCGGCGTCGCGTCATGGAGTACAATAACAAGACAAAACCAGTTGCTGACTATTACGGCCAACAGGATAAATACGTAGCGATCGACGGTATCGGCGACATCGATACCATTTTCGAGGCTATTTGCAGTGAGATTAAACGAGCGGACGTAGGGGCCGAATGA
- the obgE gene encoding GTPase ObgE, whose product MASSNFIDYVKINCRSGAGGAGSVHFRREKHTPKGGPDGGDGGRGGHIILRGNSQMWTLLHLKYRKHIKAENGVAGEGGRRSGAQGTDVILDVPLGTIARNPDTGEVLTEITEDGQDVILFPGGRGGLGNDHFKTPTQQAPDYAQPGEPGREEWVVLELKLLADVGLVGFPNAGKSTLLSVVSAARPEIADYPFTTLVPNLGVVAYRDYKSFVMADIPGIIEGASQGKGLGLRFLRHIERNSILLFLVPADSEDIRNEYNTLLNELREYNPELMDKTRLLAISKIDLVDQEELDRLKENLPRNVPAVFISAVNQQGLEELKDTIWKSLTTANEPG is encoded by the coding sequence ATGGCTTCATCCAATTTTATTGATTACGTAAAGATAAATTGCCGGTCGGGGGCGGGTGGTGCTGGATCTGTTCATTTCCGGCGGGAAAAGCATACCCCTAAAGGCGGCCCGGATGGTGGCGATGGAGGCCGGGGTGGGCATATAATACTGCGGGGAAACTCCCAGATGTGGACATTGCTCCACCTGAAATACCGTAAACACATAAAAGCAGAAAATGGCGTTGCCGGAGAAGGTGGACGTCGTAGTGGTGCCCAGGGAACCGATGTCATTCTCGATGTTCCGCTTGGAACAATAGCCCGCAACCCTGATACGGGTGAGGTGTTGACCGAGATTACTGAAGACGGGCAGGATGTGATCCTGTTTCCTGGCGGCAGGGGTGGCCTGGGTAATGATCATTTTAAAACACCGACTCAGCAGGCTCCCGATTATGCCCAGCCGGGCGAACCGGGCCGCGAAGAATGGGTGGTTCTGGAGCTTAAACTCCTGGCCGATGTTGGCCTGGTAGGCTTTCCTAATGCGGGCAAATCAACTCTTCTATCCGTCGTTTCGGCAGCCCGTCCCGAAATTGCAGACTATCCCTTTACAACCCTTGTACCCAATCTGGGGGTCGTAGCGTATAGAGATTACAAATCGTTCGTCATGGCCGATATTCCCGGCATCATCGAAGGTGCTTCACAGGGAAAAGGACTTGGACTGCGCTTTCTTCGACACATCGAACGAAATTCGATACTACTGTTTTTAGTACCGGCTGATTCAGAGGATATTCGAAACGAGTATAATACGTTATTGAATGAGCTGCGGGAATACAATCCCGAGCTAATGGATAAAACGCGTTTGCTGGCTATTTCTAAAATTGACCTTGTCGATCAGGAGGAGCTGGACCGTTTAAAGGAAAATTTGCCCAGGAACGTACCGGCTGTATTTATTTCGGCGGTCAATCAGCAAGGGCTGGAAGAATTGAAGGATACGATCTGGAAAAGTCTGACTACTGCGAATGAACCGGGATAG
- a CDS encoding sialate O-acetylesterase, which yields MLQRNTSNQATIRVTGIYTTAVSRIEARLVARDGQGTSTDWRTIQDNPAGGTYAGDVTGQGGWYNLEVRGINGDQQVGNVTSVERVGIGEVFVIAGQSNGQGVHQDAPNPRNDRVNCVNYRYPNEGFPNDPPVPTFTQLDNSPDFTIAPRGTGSWCWGQLGDLLVKRLNVPVMFFNAAFSGTAVRNWQESAPDGGVAYGIINGEPYLARQPYINLKIALQFYANMLGVRAVLWHQGETDNLVNTEQSRYVNELQFVINQSRQDYGRNVPWMVARASYGDFIGGSDPAIIAAQNQVISSSQNVFAGPETDNIQIPRSRPPLNDGLHFDFNGLVDLANAWSNSLNDSFFQRATPITAAPAPSISAACAGGNNVTFTVNGDYSSIQWETGETGRSITRGPGSQVRAKVKDSRGNTQFSSLLRVSDLPVATVIGNGPPAVCIGSSLGLTTNYDNNVTWINQQNNQTVSTSRTLNTSSAGAYYVSYRDVSGCTFVSNVLNVTVNPLPATPTIANDKPTTFCQGDNTVLRGSSTNVRYNWSDGQQNQTITVGASGSYFTTVTDQNNCTSAQSNTIVVTANPVPAKPAIALSGPTTFCADQNITLTAPDGLTYQWTGGLTTRAITINQAGNYSVQTRNQFGCSSVQSDVITIRVNPLPATPTVSAAGPTTFCDGNQVTLNAASNLDIVWSSGQNSKAITVTTSGNYAARSRDQNGCLSPSSSAIAVVVNPLPAAPTILSNREPIICEGDRITFRVEGPFTVFWNTGDSTQTITTNRAGNYSARVRDVNGCVSPQSRATTVELRPLPPAPSINMIGTYTLEAISSTNGTQFRWRRDNDSLAVSTAVIKASQSGNYTARSSIIYSPTLTCFSVPSAAYAFTIEPGSDGLSVYPNPSPDKVVIVETQNTLTNATLTVYTLTGQLVLTTVVPSFDDRKRLQLTGVLPGQYLLRVQAADFDVSKRILVGL from the coding sequence GTGTTGCAACGCAACACCAGCAATCAGGCAACTATTCGTGTTACGGGTATCTATACAACCGCCGTTTCACGCATAGAAGCACGATTAGTAGCACGAGATGGACAGGGAACGTCGACCGACTGGCGGACCATTCAGGACAATCCGGCTGGCGGCACATACGCTGGTGATGTAACCGGGCAGGGCGGCTGGTATAACCTCGAGGTTCGGGGTATAAACGGCGACCAGCAGGTGGGTAATGTTACTTCAGTCGAGCGAGTGGGGATTGGTGAGGTGTTCGTTATAGCGGGCCAGTCGAACGGCCAGGGTGTACACCAGGACGCTCCGAATCCACGCAACGATCGGGTTAACTGCGTTAATTACCGCTATCCGAATGAAGGCTTTCCCAACGACCCACCCGTTCCCACGTTTACTCAACTCGACAACAGTCCGGATTTTACCATTGCCCCCCGCGGTACAGGTAGCTGGTGCTGGGGCCAACTGGGCGACCTGCTGGTTAAGCGTCTGAACGTACCCGTTATGTTTTTCAATGCGGCCTTCTCAGGAACCGCCGTTCGCAACTGGCAGGAAAGCGCCCCCGATGGTGGGGTGGCCTATGGTATTATAAACGGTGAGCCTTACCTGGCCCGTCAGCCATACATCAATCTGAAAATTGCGCTTCAGTTCTACGCTAACATGCTTGGCGTACGGGCCGTACTCTGGCACCAGGGAGAGACAGATAACCTCGTCAATACGGAACAAAGCCGGTATGTAAACGAACTTCAGTTCGTCATCAACCAAAGTCGTCAGGACTACGGCCGCAATGTACCCTGGATGGTAGCTCGCGCTTCATACGGCGATTTCATCGGTGGGTCCGATCCGGCAATCATTGCGGCTCAGAACCAGGTGATTTCCAGCTCTCAGAATGTTTTTGCCGGTCCCGAAACCGACAATATCCAGATTCCGCGCAGCCGACCACCCCTCAACGACGGCCTGCACTTCGACTTCAATGGACTGGTAGATCTAGCCAATGCCTGGAGTAACAGCTTAAACGACTCCTTCTTCCAGCGCGCTACGCCTATCACAGCGGCTCCGGCACCGAGCATATCCGCAGCCTGCGCGGGCGGTAATAACGTAACCTTTACGGTTAACGGCGATTACAGCAGTATTCAATGGGAAACGGGCGAAACGGGCCGGTCAATCACAAGAGGTCCCGGTTCGCAGGTTCGGGCCAAAGTGAAAGACAGCCGGGGAAACACGCAGTTTTCCAGCCTGCTACGCGTCTCTGACCTACCCGTAGCTACCGTAATTGGGAACGGGCCACCAGCTGTATGTATCGGCAGTAGCCTGGGACTTACAACAAACTACGACAACAATGTAACCTGGATCAACCAGCAGAATAACCAGACCGTATCCACAAGCCGAACGTTGAATACGTCGTCGGCGGGCGCGTATTACGTCTCGTATCGGGATGTAAGCGGCTGTACGTTCGTTTCCAATGTACTTAACGTAACGGTTAATCCATTGCCTGCCACGCCAACCATCGCCAATGACAAACCAACTACCTTCTGCCAGGGCGATAACACAGTACTTCGGGGCAGTAGCACAAATGTGCGGTATAACTGGAGCGATGGCCAGCAGAACCAGACTATTACCGTAGGTGCATCAGGCTCCTATTTTACGACGGTAACCGACCAGAACAACTGTACATCGGCGCAATCGAACACGATCGTCGTAACCGCCAATCCGGTACCCGCCAAGCCCGCTATCGCGCTGAGCGGGCCTACTACCTTTTGCGCCGACCAGAATATTACGTTAACAGCACCGGATGGTCTTACCTATCAGTGGACGGGCGGGCTGACAACTCGTGCTATTACCATCAACCAGGCGGGCAATTATTCGGTACAGACCCGGAATCAATTCGGCTGTAGTTCGGTCCAGTCGGACGTGATCACGATCCGGGTAAATCCCTTACCAGCCACGCCAACTGTCTCGGCGGCCGGTCCTACTACCTTCTGCGACGGAAATCAGGTTACCCTCAACGCAGCCAGTAATCTGGACATTGTATGGTCCAGCGGCCAAAATAGCAAAGCCATTACGGTGACAACATCGGGCAATTATGCCGCTCGTTCGCGCGATCAGAACGGGTGTCTATCGCCTAGCTCATCCGCTATTGCCGTAGTCGTCAATCCGCTGCCAGCTGCCCCAACAATTCTCTCAAACCGCGAACCTATCATCTGTGAGGGTGACCGAATTACCTTCCGGGTCGAAGGACCGTTCACGGTATTCTGGAATACGGGAGACTCGACACAGACGATCACCACGAACCGGGCCGGTAATTACTCCGCCCGCGTACGGGATGTAAACGGGTGCGTATCGCCACAGTCACGGGCAACAACCGTCGAGTTACGACCCCTGCCTCCTGCTCCAAGCATCAACATGATTGGTACGTATACGCTCGAAGCCATCAGCTCAACCAATGGTACACAGTTTCGCTGGCGCCGGGACAACGATTCGCTGGCCGTATCTACCGCTGTCATCAAAGCCAGCCAGTCCGGAAACTACACGGCTCGTTCGTCGATCATCTACTCCCCAACACTTACCTGCTTTTCGGTTCCTTCGGCGGCTTACGCTTTCACCATCGAGCCCGGCAGCGACGGTTTAAGTGTTTACCCGAACCCAAGTCCGGACAAGGTAGTCATCGTGGAAACTCAGAATACGCTGACCAATGCTACCCTGACGGTTTATACCCTGACTGGCCAACTCGTTTTAACAACCGTTGTACCTTCCTTCGATGACCGGAAGCGATTGCAGCTTACCGGCGTGTTGCCGGGTCAATACCTGCTGCGGGTACAAGCCGCTGATTTCGACGTTTCAAAACGAATTCTGGTCGGTTTGTAA
- a CDS encoding T9SS type A sorting domain-containing protein has translation MSNHYRLLGLFVLGFLLAGYAAVAQTSSQAVKITYPESRAVFQRENDNTCTIYLSGNYSQPVDSVQARVQAEVTGQGINTDWVTVQRSPQGGIFQGSLRAKGGWYRLEVQAFAGGTIIGTDVVRKVGIGEVFIITGQSNAQGFQNFGAVGATDDRVNCVTYDNFTANSLSDPPSPTFQQLSAAAIIGPRGKSAWCWGVLGDLIAKQYQVPVLFINTAWQGTVIRNWRDSAEGKVAKNIFAMGTPDENFPNGMPYANLVIALRYYCSIQGLRAVLWQQGENDNVPLNSTRQAYSEDMQYIINKTRADTRRYPAWVLARSSYNAGKVSQEIIQAQNDVINTYNNNVFAGPFTDNIQVPRYEGEVHFGGDGLKQLGQAWFESLNAVFFASSRPLPPLAPPTVSVACAASNNSLTLKLPDLYKSYTWNSGQSSQSINVSQTGVYRAVLKDEYGNTYLSPTVDVQGPIQPANPTISLASRPNQIADTQQQICTDSSLVLLANTSSNSSASWSTGTVSKTIRLSQAGTYTAQAISVYGCKSAQTSTINLTVRPKVPTPTVEQVGTYSLQATLPTPTGAQTDQFDWRRGGELLPQTGREIKVVVTANYTARAKSTFTINTNNSITCYSDFSAPKGFTFDQSAGGLSVYPNPSRDGVVVVETLENLPDASVDVYSLTGQQLYTQQIPLLDERKTVNLSGLAQGTYIIRVRSSGFNVSRRILINR, from the coding sequence ATGAGCAACCACTATCGTTTACTAGGACTTTTTGTTCTTGGCTTCCTGCTGGCCGGATACGCAGCAGTAGCCCAGACAAGCAGTCAAGCCGTTAAAATCACTTATCCCGAAAGTCGGGCCGTATTCCAACGGGAAAATGACAATACCTGTACAATATATTTATCGGGTAACTACAGCCAGCCCGTTGACAGTGTACAGGCTCGCGTGCAGGCAGAAGTAACGGGGCAGGGCATCAATACCGACTGGGTCACTGTTCAGCGTAGTCCGCAGGGTGGCATCTTTCAGGGTTCGCTGCGGGCAAAAGGCGGCTGGTACCGACTCGAAGTCCAGGCCTTTGCGGGTGGTACGATCATTGGCACCGACGTCGTTCGGAAAGTAGGTATCGGTGAAGTTTTCATCATCACAGGTCAGTCCAACGCTCAGGGCTTTCAGAACTTTGGGGCCGTAGGAGCCACCGATGACCGGGTTAACTGCGTTACCTACGATAACTTCACGGCCAACTCCCTGTCCGATCCCCCATCCCCTACCTTTCAGCAATTGAGCGCGGCAGCTATAATTGGTCCGCGTGGCAAGAGCGCCTGGTGCTGGGGTGTTCTGGGTGATCTGATTGCCAAACAGTATCAGGTACCCGTTCTGTTTATCAACACTGCCTGGCAGGGGACTGTAATCCGTAACTGGCGGGACAGTGCCGAAGGGAAGGTTGCAAAGAATATTTTCGCGATGGGCACACCAGACGAAAATTTCCCCAATGGCATGCCCTACGCCAACCTGGTTATTGCACTACGGTACTACTGCTCCATCCAGGGATTGCGGGCCGTTTTGTGGCAGCAGGGGGAAAATGATAACGTCCCGCTGAACTCAACCCGGCAGGCCTACAGCGAGGACATGCAGTATATTATTAACAAGACCAGAGCTGACACCCGCCGGTATCCAGCCTGGGTACTGGCCCGCTCGTCGTACAATGCGGGCAAGGTAAGTCAGGAGATTATTCAAGCGCAGAATGACGTTATTAACACCTACAACAACAACGTTTTTGCGGGTCCCTTCACAGACAATATTCAGGTTCCACGTTACGAAGGTGAAGTTCACTTTGGTGGCGATGGTCTGAAGCAGCTGGGCCAGGCTTGGTTTGAGAGTCTGAATGCCGTTTTCTTCGCCAGTTCCCGGCCGTTACCACCGTTGGCTCCCCCAACGGTCAGTGTTGCCTGTGCAGCCTCGAACAACTCGCTCACCCTGAAGCTTCCGGATTTATACAAATCATACACCTGGAACTCGGGACAAAGCAGCCAGTCGATCAATGTCAGCCAGACGGGGGTGTATCGGGCTGTTCTGAAAGATGAATATGGCAATACCTACCTGTCGCCCACCGTTGACGTACAGGGTCCCATCCAGCCAGCGAATCCGACTATCTCGCTGGCAAGCCGGCCAAATCAGATCGCTGATACTCAGCAACAGATCTGCACCGATTCGTCGCTGGTTTTACTGGCCAATACCTCGTCCAATAGTTCGGCCAGCTGGAGTACAGGAACAGTCAGTAAAACGATACGTCTAAGCCAGGCTGGCACATACACGGCACAAGCCATCAGTGTCTACGGCTGTAAATCGGCGCAGACATCGACTATTAACCTGACAGTGCGACCCAAAGTGCCGACCCCAACCGTTGAGCAGGTTGGTACGTATTCACTCCAGGCGACCCTGCCGACCCCAACCGGGGCTCAAACCGACCAGTTCGACTGGCGCAGGGGTGGCGAATTGCTGCCACAGACAGGTCGGGAAATCAAGGTTGTCGTTACGGCCAACTACACGGCCCGGGCTAAGTCGACATTCACGATCAATACAAACAACAGCATAACCTGCTACTCTGATTTCAGCGCGCCAAAAGGATTCACGTTCGACCAGTCGGCAGGCGGGTTGAGTGTGTACCCAAATCCATCGCGTGACGGCGTGGTGGTAGTCGAAACCCTGGAGAATCTGCCGGATGCCAGCGTGGATGTTTACTCGCTGACGGGCCAGCAGCTGTACACCCAGCAGATTCCCCTGCTCGACGAGCGCAAAACGGTGAACCTGTCCGGCCTTGCCCAGGGCACATACATTATACGCGTACGCTCATCCGGATTCAACGTATCCCGTCGTATCTTGATCAATCGATAA